Proteins from one Camelina sativa cultivar DH55 chromosome 8, Cs, whole genome shotgun sequence genomic window:
- the LOC104705696 gene encoding viral IAP-associated factor homolog encodes FFDSVAECGLLLGCLEELASRYPATKFVKIISTDCIPNYPDCNLPTLLVYHHGAVKGTHVGLKSFGRRCTPESVALLLCQSEPVLNDGKGGDDDSSREAVMAGVRKQFIERVVRDHENKDNDDGGYSSD; translated from the exons ttctttGATAGTGTTGCCGAGTGTGGTTTGCTATTGGGTTGTCTAGAAGAATTGGCTAGCAGATACCCAGCAACAAAGTTCGTTAAGATTATATCTACTGATTGTATTCCGAACTACCCTGATTGTAATCTTCCTACCTTGCTTGTGTACCACCATGGTGCCGTTAAAGGAACTCATGTAGGCTTGAAGAGCTTTGGCCGTAGGTGCACCCCAGAGA GTGTAGCCTTACTTCTGTGTCAATCAGAGCCGGTTCTTAATGATGGCAAAGGAGGAGACGACGACTCCTCGAGGGAAGCTGTGATGGCTGGAGTTCGAAAACAGTTCATAGAACGAGTGGTGAGAGACCATGAGAATAAGGATAACGATGATGGTGGTTACAGTAGCGATTAG
- the LOC104705697 gene encoding phosducin-like protein 3 — translation MADYHFVYKDVDGASTQWDDIQRKLGNLPEKAPAFKPPAYTPEQDESSAPKDQAWFDKKTEDELEDLEDDKDLDDDRFLEQYRKKRLSELREAAKVRRYGTVTPISGSDFVREVTQASAEDWVVVCLYKDSVAECGLLLGCLEELASRYPATKFVKIISTDCIPNYPDCNLPTLLVYHHGAVKGTHVGLKSFGRRCTPESVALLLCQSEPVLNDGKGGDDDSSREAVMAGVRKQFIERVVRDHENKDNDDGGYSSD, via the exons ATGGCGGATTATCATTTCGTGTACAAGGACGTTGATGGAGCGTCGACTCAATGGGACGATATCCAGAGGAAATTGGGGAATCTACCTGAGAAAGCTCCGGCGTTCAAACCTCCGGCTTATACTCCGGAACAAGACGAGTCTTCAGCTCCTAAGGACCAGGCTTGGTTTGATAAGAAGACGGAGGATGAGCTTGAGGATCTTGAAGACGACAAAGATCTCGACGATGATCGCTTCCTCGAACAATACAG GAAGAAGAGGTTGTCTGAGCTAAGAGAAGCTGCTAAAGTTAGAAGATATGGAACTGTGACTCCCATCTCTGGATCTGATTTTGTACGCGAGGTTACACAAGCCTCTGCTGAAGATTGGGTTGTTGTATGTCTATACAAAGATAG TGTTGCCGAGTGTGGTTTGCTATTGGGTTGTCTAGAAGAATTGGCTAGCAGATACCCAGCAACAAAGTTCGTTAAGATTATATCTACTGATTGTATTCCGAACTACCCTGATTGTAATCTTCCTACCTTGCTTGTGTACCACCATGGTGCCGTTAAAGGAACTCATGTAGGCTTGAAGAGCTTTGGCCGTAGGTGCACCCCAGAGA GTGTAGCCTTACTTCTGTGTCAATCAGAGCCGGTTCTTAATGATGGCAAAGGAGGAGACGACGACTCCTCGAGGGAAGCTGTGATGGCTGGAGTTCGAAAACAGTTCATAGAACGAGTGGTGAGAGACCATGAGAATAAGGATAACGATGATGGTGGTTACAGTAGCGATTAG